The proteins below are encoded in one region of Ricinus communis isolate WT05 ecotype wild-type chromosome 6, ASM1957865v1, whole genome shotgun sequence:
- the LOC8263371 gene encoding uncharacterized protein LOC8263371 isoform X2 — protein sequence MDEDKDEDVSGSTAIESCEETVCDQVASGDSEKTGVLEPVASEAQVQDSGAGAVSGSDSRSGEGVVAEEGGSYNEKEIMVEVMGSDICVESVDGVCIRDSGDDDGGNSSLNAAGSQGGSGERGSEEELKHLGSGGGEACDSDSKASLDSGVEALNLGTEHEVGKSSGFAESKEEGQLEEGETTIGEVSNVVRDDTAYDSTSRRVGGGDSLDMRLGSAVEGSTSEEIPVVAENLAVATGEESLEGVGMEDINPQEIRLSENETQDQRVENGVGSSSSTFQGGGGGEDPGMRLGSAVEGSTSEEIPVVARNLAVATGEGRLEGGLGTEDANSQEIRLSENETQDQRVENGLGSSSSTLQGVGTGDSLDMRLGNSVEASTNEDIAVVADILIVAAGKKSLEGGLGTEDVHSQDIRLSENETQDQRVENGVGDSIAVIGSSAGEQVVIAVEKSESAQESVDHAKETNGRGADAFQESETQKTGVLQDEVWKPGIETTGAPSSAVMEDSSTDTQVVEEETAGMADNKNLNPKIEATMEETHDNDAVKGVTPNSEKDSVSTEKDAILNATSNLLDGQAQISVDGKNASLDNEEVGSPGIEDMQSSQQPNQVVVGGEILATEDKMLLNSIKDNLITADCLDQRVSHCSAQGHSDVEPESAEQAGIQKEQGKIETSNGSTINRSNMSLDSTTSCQPAQAVVDDEVTEMDVKVHSDPNSKGLVHMQLDVMLSSSGNNRLLETEADHEKGDIQTTSTCKGKVLTSSAKVSEPVETDQELKLENCLDKSAVCDPAEGNSSMGYLMDDQEQITQVEELGGEEKKVTEQHSKAASVGASTETDSKLLDGGQIVVVNNDMTVASNTELAVPAEGKQHLMTEEGLDESACNDVFDIESDLGKETAAQEHIEEDQQLKFEEGLDETASHDVFDIESDMGKLTAAQEHVEEDQHLKFEEGLEENASHDVFDIESDIGRQTADQEHDAEVQQIALHEGQEIEAEQPKTTDDKQEAALPPENTVKAYQATYQLPPDDEGEFSVSDLVWGKVRSHPWWPGQIFDPSDASEKAMKYYKRDCFLVAYFGDRTFAWNEASLLKPFRSNFSLVEKQSNSEIFQNAVDCALEEVSRRVEFGLACSCLPRNMYDKIKFQIVENAGIRQESSVRDSVDESLHADVFGPDKLVEYMKALGQSPAGGADRLELVIAKSQLLSFYRLKGYSQLPEFQFCGGLLENADTLPVEDEVTEGASALYKDDGQSSSGQEILQTQRSSYHKRKHNLKDTIYPRKKERSLSELMDDSWDSVDDEIGADGKPSNKLLSPSSGKKRRGSDSFADDAAMIEGRKTISLAKVSTPVTLPKPSFKIGECIRRVASQMTGSPSILRPNSQKPDGGSDGLVGDGSDILIQHSEDLEMRRMNVPTEYSSLDELLSQLLLAARDPLKGYSFLTVIISFFSDFRNTVIMEKHHDKVGGKRRPALPSISGSPETFEFEDMNDTYWTDRVIHNGSEEQPPRKSRKRDTHLVSVNLDKPLNRSNSRKRYSDGNGGLSSEKPVGYSDENAPAELVMHFPVVDSVPSETSLNKMFRRFGPLKEYETETDKDTNRARVVFKKCSDAEAAYGSAPKFNIFGSTLVNYQLNYTISVPFKTQPVATLPGEEDETLFLQF from the exons ATGGATGAAGACAAGGATGAGGATGTTTCTGGTAGTACTGCTATTGAATCATGTGAAGAGACAGTATGTGATCAAGTAGCCAGTGGAGATAGTGAGAAAACCGGAGTTCTTGAGCCTGTTGCTAGTGAGGCTCAGGTTCAAGATTCAGGTGCAGGTGCAGTTTCAGGTTCAGATTCAAGGTCAGGTGAGGGGGTCGTAGCAGAAGAAGGTGGGTCTtacaatgaaaaagaaataatggtTGAGGTCATGGGTTCTGATATATGTGTTGAATCTGTTGATGGTGTTTGCATACGTGATTCTGGTGATGATGATGGAGGAAATTCAAGTCTGAATGCAGCTGGTAGTCAGGGAGGGTCAGGTGAGCGGGGATCAGAGGAAGAGTTGAAACATTTGGGTAGTGGAGGAGGTGAGGCTTGTGATTCTGATTCCAAGGCCTCTTTGGATTCAGGCGTGGAGGCATTGAATTTGGGAACTGAACATGAAGTTGGAAAGTCTTCTGGGTTTGCGGAATCTAAAGAAGAAGGGCAATTAGAGGAGGGTGAGACAACCATTGGGGAGGTCAGCAATGTTGTTAGGGATGACACTGCCTATGATAGCACTTCGCGGAGAGTTGGAGGTGGGGACAGCCTGGATATGAGACTTGGAAGTGCAGTTGAAGGTTCCACTAGTGAGGAAATCCCAGTTGTGGCTGAGAATTTGGCTGTAGCTACAGGGGAGGAAAGTTTAGAGGGAGTAGGGATGGAGGATATAAATCCTCAGGAAATTAGACTATCAGAGAATGAAACACAGGATCAAAGAGTTGAAAATGGTGTAGGAAGTTCAAGTAGCACTTTTCAGGGAGGTGGGGGTGGGGAAGACCCGGGTATGAGACTTGGAAGTGCAGTTGAAGGTTCCACTAGTGAGGAAATCCCAGTTGTGGCTAGGAATTTGGCTGTAGCTACAGGGGAGGGACGTTTAGAGGGAGGATTGGGGACGGAGGATGCAAATTCTCAGGAAATTAGACTATCAGAGAATGAAACACAGGATCAAAGAGTTGAAAATGGTTTAGGAAGTTCAAGTAGCACTTTGCAGGGAGTTGGGACAGGGGACAGCCTGGATATGAGACTTGGAAATTCAGTTGAAGCTTCCACTAATGAGGATATCGCAGTTGTGGCTGACATATTGATTGTAGCTGCAGGGAAGAAAAGTTTAGAGGGTGGATTGGGGACGGAGGATGTACATTCTCAGGATATTAGACTATCAGAGAATGAAACACAGGATCAAAGAGTTGAAAATGGTGTAGGAGATTCTATAGCAGTTATAGGTTCTTCAGCAGGTGAGCAAGTTGTTATTGCTGTTGAGAAATCTGAATCAGCTCAGGAGTCTGTAGATCATGCTAAGGAAACCAATGGCAGGGGGGCAGATGCATTTCAAGAGTCAGAGACGCAAAAGACTGGGGTTTTGCAGGATGAGGTTTGGAAACCAGGAATTGAAACTACAGGTGCACCTTCTTCAGCTGTCATGGAAGATTCAAGCACTGATACCCAAGTTGTTGAGGAGGAAACTGCAGGGATGGccgataataaaaatttgaatccCAAAATTGAAGCAACTATGGAGGAGACTCATGACAATGATGCTGTGAAGGGGGTTACACCCAATTCTGAAAAGGATTCAGTTTCAACAGAAAAAGATGCCATTCTAAATGCAACCTCCAATCTTTTAGATGGGCAAGCACAAATTTCTGTTGATGGAAAAAATGCATCATTGGACAATGAAGAGGTTGGAAGTCCTGGAATTGAAG ATATGCAATCCTCGCAACAACCAAATCAGGTAGTTGTTGGAGGTGAAATTCTGGCAACAGAGGACAAGATGCTTCTGAATtctataaaagataatttaataaCTGCAGACTGCTTAGACCAGAGAGTGTCTCATTGTTCTGCTCAGGGTCATTCAGATGTAGAGCCAGAAAGTGCTGAACAAGCTGGTATACAGAAGGAGCAAGGTAAGATTGAGACCTCTAATGGTAGCACTATAAATCGCAGTAACATGTCTTTAGATTCCACAACTTCATGTCAGCCAGCTCAAGCAGttgttgatgatgaagttACAGAAATGGATGTTAAGGTTCATTCAGATCCTAATTCTAAGGGTCTAGTTCACATGCAATTGGATGTAATGTTATCTTCCTCAGGAAACAACCGGCTGTTAGAGACTGAGGCAGACCATGAAAAAGGGGATATCCAAACCACTTCAACGTGCAAGGGTAAGGTTCTAACTTCTTCTGCCAAGGTTTCAGAGCCTGTTGAAACAGACCAAGAGTTGAAGCTGGAAAATTGTTTAGATAAGAGTGCAGTTTGTGATCCTGCCGAAGGTAATTCAAGTATGGGGTACCTGATGGATGACCAAGAACAAATTACTCAAGTTGAAGAGCTTGGaggagaagagaaaaaggttACAGAACAACACTCAAAGGCTGCAAGTGTTGGTGCAAGCACAGAAACTGATTCCAAATTACTGGATGGAGGGCAAATTGTTGTAGTGAATAATGACATGACTGTGGCTTCCAATACTGAACTTGCGGTGCCTGCTGAAGGGAAGCAACATCTGATGACTGAAGAAGGATTGGATGAAAGTGCATGTAATGATGTATTTGATATTGAATCAGATCTGGGAAAAGAAACAGCAGCCCAAGAGCATATTGAAGAGGACCAACAGCTGAAGTTTGAAGAAGGGTTGGATGAAACTGCAAGTCATGATGTATTTGATATTGAATCAGATATGGGAAAACTAACAGCAGCCCAAGAACATGTTGAAGAGGATCAACATCTAAAGTTTGAAGAAGGGTTGGAAGAAAATGCTAGTCATGATGTATTTGATATTGAATCAGATATTGGAAGACAAACAGCAGACCAAGAACATGATGCAGAGGTCCAACAGATTGCCTTGCATGAAGGGCAAGAAATTGAAGCTGAACAGCCAAAGACCACTGATGATAAGCAAGAAGCAGCTCTACCTCCTGAAAACACAGTAAAAGCATATCAAGCTACTTATCAGCTACCGCCAGATGATGAAGGTGAGTTCAGTGTATCTGATTTGGTATGGGGTAAAGTGAGAAGCCATCCATGGTGGCCTGGACAGATTTTTGATCCTTCAGATGCCTCTGAGAAGGCaatgaaatattataaaaggGATTGCTTTTTGGTAGCATATTTTGGGGATCGAACATTTGCATGGAATGAGGCATCTCTGCTAAAACCTTTCAGGTCAAACTTCTCTCTGGTTGAGAAGCAGAGCAATTCAGAAATATTCCAAAATGCTGTTGATTGTGCTTTGGAAGAAGTATCAAGAAGGGTAGAGTTTGGATTGGCTTGCTCATGCCTGCCAAGAAACATGTatgacaaaattaaatttcagatAGTAGAAAATGCTGGAATCCGCCAAGAATCTAGTGTAAGAGATAGTGTGGACGAATCCTTGCATGCTGATGTATTTGGACCTGATAAATTAGTGGAGTATATGAAAGCATTAGGACAATCTCCAGCTGGTGGGGCTGATCGACTGGAGCTTGTCATTGCCAAATCTCAGTTGCTTTCATTTTATCGCTTGAAGGGTTATTCTCAACTGCCTGAATTTCAATTTTGTGGAGGATTGTTAGAGAATGCGGACACATTACCTGTTGAGGATGAAGTGACTGAGGGTGCATCTGCTCTTTACAAGGATGATGGGCAAAGTTCATCTGGTCAGGAAATTTTACAGACTCAAAGAAGCTCTTATCACAAACGGAAGCATAATTTGAAGGATACTATCTATCCTaggaagaaagagagaagcTTGTCTGAATTAATGGATGACTCATGGGATTCTGTAGATGATGAAATTGGTGCTGATGGGAAACCTAGTAATAAGTTACTTTCACCGTCTTCTGGGAAGAAGCGGAGGGGCTCTGATTCCTTTGCTGATGATGCAGCTATGATAGAAGGGAGGAAAACTATCTCCCTTGCAAAAGTGTCCACTCCTGTTACTCTTCCTAAACCTTCCTTCAAGATTGGTGAATGCATTCGTAGAGTTGCGAGCCAGATGACTGGGTCTCCCTCTATATTGAGGCCCAATAGCCAAAAGCCAGATGGAGGCAGTGATGGACTTGTTGGTGATGGATCTGACATATTGATCCAGCATTCTGAGGATCTTGAGATGAGGAGAATGAATGTTCCGACAGAATACTCGTCATTAGATGAATTGCTATCACAGCTTCTCTTGGCTGCTCGAGATCCTTTGAAAGGATATAGTTTCTTGACTGTCATCATTAGTTTTTTCTCGGATTTCCGGAACACAGTGATTATGGAGAAGCATCATGATAAAGTAGGTGGTAAAAGGAGACCAGCATTACCGTCCATTAGTGGTTCTCCTGAAACATTCGAATTTGAGGATATGAATGACACTTATTGGACAGACCGGGTTATTCATAATGGTTCAGAAGAGCAACCACCACGAAAAAGTAGAAAGCGGGATACCCATCTTGTGTCCGTGAACCTGGATAAGCCCCTTAACAGGTCAAATTCTAGGAAGCGTTATTCTGATGGTAATGGTGGTCTGTCATCAGAGAAACCAGTTGGTTATTCGGATGAGAATGCACCAGCTGAACTAGTAATGCATTTTCCTGTGGTGGATTCTGTTCCTTCAGAAACATCCCTCAATAAGATGTTTAGGCGCTTTGGGCCTTTAAAAGAGTATGAGACAGAAACAGATAAGGATACCAACCGTGCCAGAGTTGTTTTCAAGAAGTGTTCAGATGCAGAAGCCGCTTATGGAAGTGCTCCAAAGTTCAACATTTTTGGTTCAACTCTTGTAAATTACCAGCTTAACTATACTATATCTGTGCCATTCAAAACTCAGCCAGTGGCCACACTCCCAGGAGAGGAAGATGAAACACTATTTCTACAGTTTTGA
- the LOC8263371 gene encoding uncharacterized protein LOC8263371 isoform X3 produces MDEDKDEDVSGSTAIESCEETVCDQVASGDSEKTGVLEPVASEAQVQDSGAGAVSGSDSRSGEGVVAEEGGSYNEKEIMVEVMGSDICVESVDGVCIRDSGDDDGGNSSLNAAGSQGGSGERGSEEELKHLGSGGGEACDSDSKASLDSGVEALNLGTEHEVGKSSGFAESKEEGQLEEGETTIGEVSNVVRDDTAYDSTSRRVGGGDSLDMRLGSAVEGSTSEEIPVVAENLAVATGEESLEGVGMEDINPQEIRLSENETQDQRVENGVGSSSSTFQGGGGGEDPGMRLGSAVEGSTSEEIPVVARNLAVATGEGRLEGGLGTEDANSQEIRLSENETQDQRVENGLGSSSSTLQGVGTGDSLDMRLGNSVEASTNEDIAVVADILIVAAGKKSLEGGLGTEDVHSQDIRLSENETQDQRVENGVGDSIAVIGSSAGEQVVIAVEKSESAQESVDHAKETNGRGADAFQESETQKTGVLQDEVWKPGIETTGAPSSAVMEDSSTDTQVVEEETAGMADNKNLNPKIEATMEETHDNDAVKGVTPNSEKDSVSTEKDAILNATSNLLDGQAQISVDGKNASLDNEEVGSPGIEGMDTDAFNENFYFSVEELQATFETANGSTENHYDAFADMQSSQQPNQVVVGGEILATEDKMLLNSIKDNLITADCLDQRVSHCSAQGHSDVEPESAEQAGIQKEQGNNRLLETEADHEKGDIQTTSTCKGKVLTSSAKVSEPVETDQELKLENCLDKSAVCDPAEGNSSMGYLMDDQEQITQVEELGGEEKKVTEQHSKAASVGASTETDSKLLDGGQIVVVNNDMTVASNTELAVPAEGKQHLMTEEGLDESACNDVFDIESDLGKETAAQEHIEEDQQLKFEEGLDETASHDVFDIESDMGKLTAAQEHVEEDQHLKFEEGLEENASHDVFDIESDIGRQTADQEHDAEVQQIALHEGQEIEAEQPKTTDDKQEAALPPENTVKAYQATYQLPPDDEGEFSVSDLVWGKVRSHPWWPGQIFDPSDASEKAMKYYKRDCFLVAYFGDRTFAWNEASLLKPFRSNFSLVEKQSNSEIFQNAVDCALEEVSRRVEFGLACSCLPRNMYDKIKFQIVENAGIRQESSVRDSVDESLHADVFGPDKLVEYMKALGQSPAGGADRLELVIAKSQLLSFYRLKGYSQLPEFQFCGGLLENADTLPVEDEVTEGASALYKDDGQSSSGQEILQTQRSSYHKRKHNLKDTIYPRKKERSLSELMDDSWDSVDDEIGADGKPSNKLLSPSSGKKRRGSDSFADDAAMIEGRKTISLAKVSTPVTLPKPSFKIGECIRRVASQMTGSPSILRPNSQKPDGGSDGLVGDGSDILIQHSEDLEMRRMNVPTEYSSLDELLSQLLLAARDPLKGYSFLTVIISFFSDFRNTVIMEKHHDKVGGKRRPALPSISGSPETFEFEDMNDTYWTDRVIHNGSEEQPPRKSRKRDTHLVSVNLDKPLNRSNSRKRYSDGNGGLSSEKPVGYSDENAPAELVMHFPVVDSVPSETSLNKMFRRFGPLKEYETETDKDTNRARVVFKKCSDAEAAYGSAPKFNIFGSTLVNYQLNYTISVPFKTQPVATLPGEEDETLFLQF; encoded by the exons ATGGATGAAGACAAGGATGAGGATGTTTCTGGTAGTACTGCTATTGAATCATGTGAAGAGACAGTATGTGATCAAGTAGCCAGTGGAGATAGTGAGAAAACCGGAGTTCTTGAGCCTGTTGCTAGTGAGGCTCAGGTTCAAGATTCAGGTGCAGGTGCAGTTTCAGGTTCAGATTCAAGGTCAGGTGAGGGGGTCGTAGCAGAAGAAGGTGGGTCTtacaatgaaaaagaaataatggtTGAGGTCATGGGTTCTGATATATGTGTTGAATCTGTTGATGGTGTTTGCATACGTGATTCTGGTGATGATGATGGAGGAAATTCAAGTCTGAATGCAGCTGGTAGTCAGGGAGGGTCAGGTGAGCGGGGATCAGAGGAAGAGTTGAAACATTTGGGTAGTGGAGGAGGTGAGGCTTGTGATTCTGATTCCAAGGCCTCTTTGGATTCAGGCGTGGAGGCATTGAATTTGGGAACTGAACATGAAGTTGGAAAGTCTTCTGGGTTTGCGGAATCTAAAGAAGAAGGGCAATTAGAGGAGGGTGAGACAACCATTGGGGAGGTCAGCAATGTTGTTAGGGATGACACTGCCTATGATAGCACTTCGCGGAGAGTTGGAGGTGGGGACAGCCTGGATATGAGACTTGGAAGTGCAGTTGAAGGTTCCACTAGTGAGGAAATCCCAGTTGTGGCTGAGAATTTGGCTGTAGCTACAGGGGAGGAAAGTTTAGAGGGAGTAGGGATGGAGGATATAAATCCTCAGGAAATTAGACTATCAGAGAATGAAACACAGGATCAAAGAGTTGAAAATGGTGTAGGAAGTTCAAGTAGCACTTTTCAGGGAGGTGGGGGTGGGGAAGACCCGGGTATGAGACTTGGAAGTGCAGTTGAAGGTTCCACTAGTGAGGAAATCCCAGTTGTGGCTAGGAATTTGGCTGTAGCTACAGGGGAGGGACGTTTAGAGGGAGGATTGGGGACGGAGGATGCAAATTCTCAGGAAATTAGACTATCAGAGAATGAAACACAGGATCAAAGAGTTGAAAATGGTTTAGGAAGTTCAAGTAGCACTTTGCAGGGAGTTGGGACAGGGGACAGCCTGGATATGAGACTTGGAAATTCAGTTGAAGCTTCCACTAATGAGGATATCGCAGTTGTGGCTGACATATTGATTGTAGCTGCAGGGAAGAAAAGTTTAGAGGGTGGATTGGGGACGGAGGATGTACATTCTCAGGATATTAGACTATCAGAGAATGAAACACAGGATCAAAGAGTTGAAAATGGTGTAGGAGATTCTATAGCAGTTATAGGTTCTTCAGCAGGTGAGCAAGTTGTTATTGCTGTTGAGAAATCTGAATCAGCTCAGGAGTCTGTAGATCATGCTAAGGAAACCAATGGCAGGGGGGCAGATGCATTTCAAGAGTCAGAGACGCAAAAGACTGGGGTTTTGCAGGATGAGGTTTGGAAACCAGGAATTGAAACTACAGGTGCACCTTCTTCAGCTGTCATGGAAGATTCAAGCACTGATACCCAAGTTGTTGAGGAGGAAACTGCAGGGATGGccgataataaaaatttgaatccCAAAATTGAAGCAACTATGGAGGAGACTCATGACAATGATGCTGTGAAGGGGGTTACACCCAATTCTGAAAAGGATTCAGTTTCAACAGAAAAAGATGCCATTCTAAATGCAACCTCCAATCTTTTAGATGGGCAAGCACAAATTTCTGTTGATGGAAAAAATGCATCATTGGACAATGAAGAGGTTGGAAGTCCTGGAATTGAAGGTATGGACACTGAtgcttttaatgaaaatttttatttttcagtgGAAGAACTGCAGGCAACTTTCGAGACAGCCAATGGAAGCACTGAAAATCACTATGATGCATTTGCAGATATGCAATCCTCGCAACAACCAAATCAGGTAGTTGTTGGAGGTGAAATTCTGGCAACAGAGGACAAGATGCTTCTGAATtctataaaagataatttaataaCTGCAGACTGCTTAGACCAGAGAGTGTCTCATTGTTCTGCTCAGGGTCATTCAGATGTAGAGCCAGAAAGTGCTGAACAAGCTGGTATACAGAAGGAGCAAG GAAACAACCGGCTGTTAGAGACTGAGGCAGACCATGAAAAAGGGGATATCCAAACCACTTCAACGTGCAAGGGTAAGGTTCTAACTTCTTCTGCCAAGGTTTCAGAGCCTGTTGAAACAGACCAAGAGTTGAAGCTGGAAAATTGTTTAGATAAGAGTGCAGTTTGTGATCCTGCCGAAGGTAATTCAAGTATGGGGTACCTGATGGATGACCAAGAACAAATTACTCAAGTTGAAGAGCTTGGaggagaagagaaaaaggttACAGAACAACACTCAAAGGCTGCAAGTGTTGGTGCAAGCACAGAAACTGATTCCAAATTACTGGATGGAGGGCAAATTGTTGTAGTGAATAATGACATGACTGTGGCTTCCAATACTGAACTTGCGGTGCCTGCTGAAGGGAAGCAACATCTGATGACTGAAGAAGGATTGGATGAAAGTGCATGTAATGATGTATTTGATATTGAATCAGATCTGGGAAAAGAAACAGCAGCCCAAGAGCATATTGAAGAGGACCAACAGCTGAAGTTTGAAGAAGGGTTGGATGAAACTGCAAGTCATGATGTATTTGATATTGAATCAGATATGGGAAAACTAACAGCAGCCCAAGAACATGTTGAAGAGGATCAACATCTAAAGTTTGAAGAAGGGTTGGAAGAAAATGCTAGTCATGATGTATTTGATATTGAATCAGATATTGGAAGACAAACAGCAGACCAAGAACATGATGCAGAGGTCCAACAGATTGCCTTGCATGAAGGGCAAGAAATTGAAGCTGAACAGCCAAAGACCACTGATGATAAGCAAGAAGCAGCTCTACCTCCTGAAAACACAGTAAAAGCATATCAAGCTACTTATCAGCTACCGCCAGATGATGAAGGTGAGTTCAGTGTATCTGATTTGGTATGGGGTAAAGTGAGAAGCCATCCATGGTGGCCTGGACAGATTTTTGATCCTTCAGATGCCTCTGAGAAGGCaatgaaatattataaaaggGATTGCTTTTTGGTAGCATATTTTGGGGATCGAACATTTGCATGGAATGAGGCATCTCTGCTAAAACCTTTCAGGTCAAACTTCTCTCTGGTTGAGAAGCAGAGCAATTCAGAAATATTCCAAAATGCTGTTGATTGTGCTTTGGAAGAAGTATCAAGAAGGGTAGAGTTTGGATTGGCTTGCTCATGCCTGCCAAGAAACATGTatgacaaaattaaatttcagatAGTAGAAAATGCTGGAATCCGCCAAGAATCTAGTGTAAGAGATAGTGTGGACGAATCCTTGCATGCTGATGTATTTGGACCTGATAAATTAGTGGAGTATATGAAAGCATTAGGACAATCTCCAGCTGGTGGGGCTGATCGACTGGAGCTTGTCATTGCCAAATCTCAGTTGCTTTCATTTTATCGCTTGAAGGGTTATTCTCAACTGCCTGAATTTCAATTTTGTGGAGGATTGTTAGAGAATGCGGACACATTACCTGTTGAGGATGAAGTGACTGAGGGTGCATCTGCTCTTTACAAGGATGATGGGCAAAGTTCATCTGGTCAGGAAATTTTACAGACTCAAAGAAGCTCTTATCACAAACGGAAGCATAATTTGAAGGATACTATCTATCCTaggaagaaagagagaagcTTGTCTGAATTAATGGATGACTCATGGGATTCTGTAGATGATGAAATTGGTGCTGATGGGAAACCTAGTAATAAGTTACTTTCACCGTCTTCTGGGAAGAAGCGGAGGGGCTCTGATTCCTTTGCTGATGATGCAGCTATGATAGAAGGGAGGAAAACTATCTCCCTTGCAAAAGTGTCCACTCCTGTTACTCTTCCTAAACCTTCCTTCAAGATTGGTGAATGCATTCGTAGAGTTGCGAGCCAGATGACTGGGTCTCCCTCTATATTGAGGCCCAATAGCCAAAAGCCAGATGGAGGCAGTGATGGACTTGTTGGTGATGGATCTGACATATTGATCCAGCATTCTGAGGATCTTGAGATGAGGAGAATGAATGTTCCGACAGAATACTCGTCATTAGATGAATTGCTATCACAGCTTCTCTTGGCTGCTCGAGATCCTTTGAAAGGATATAGTTTCTTGACTGTCATCATTAGTTTTTTCTCGGATTTCCGGAACACAGTGATTATGGAGAAGCATCATGATAAAGTAGGTGGTAAAAGGAGACCAGCATTACCGTCCATTAGTGGTTCTCCTGAAACATTCGAATTTGAGGATATGAATGACACTTATTGGACAGACCGGGTTATTCATAATGGTTCAGAAGAGCAACCACCACGAAAAAGTAGAAAGCGGGATACCCATCTTGTGTCCGTGAACCTGGATAAGCCCCTTAACAGGTCAAATTCTAGGAAGCGTTATTCTGATGGTAATGGTGGTCTGTCATCAGAGAAACCAGTTGGTTATTCGGATGAGAATGCACCAGCTGAACTAGTAATGCATTTTCCTGTGGTGGATTCTGTTCCTTCAGAAACATCCCTCAATAAGATGTTTAGGCGCTTTGGGCCTTTAAAAGAGTATGAGACAGAAACAGATAAGGATACCAACCGTGCCAGAGTTGTTTTCAAGAAGTGTTCAGATGCAGAAGCCGCTTATGGAAGTGCTCCAAAGTTCAACATTTTTGGTTCAACTCTTGTAAATTACCAGCTTAACTATACTATATCTGTGCCATTCAAAACTCAGCCAGTGGCCACACTCCCAGGAGAGGAAGATGAAACACTATTTCTACAGTTTTGA